The Brachyspira aalborgi genome has a segment encoding these proteins:
- the rpsF gene encoding 30S ribosomal protein S6: MREYEILFVTEINDSLHEKAKEHVKSILQNYNAEIFDESEYGIYTLSYPIRKVNQGKYYYYHFRCDGKSLSAIEKELRYELSILRFIIVRLDEIIEKQDSKKAIRRKNRAEMRERNRENNNNEEEESYGYRFK, translated from the coding sequence ATGAGAGAATATGAGATTCTATTTGTAACAGAGATAAACGATTCTCTGCATGAAAAAGCAAAAGAGCATGTAAAATCAATTCTTCAAAATTACAATGCCGAAATATTTGACGAATCGGAATACGGCATCTATACTTTGAGTTATCCTATTCGTAAAGTAAATCAAGGTAAATATTATTATTATCATTTTAGATGCGATGGAAAAAGTTTATCCGCTATCGAAAAAGAATTGCGTTATGAACTTAGCATATTAAGATTTATAATCGTAAGGTTGGATGAAATAATAGAAAAGCAAGACAGCAAAAAAGCTATACGAAGAAAAAATAGAGCGGAAATGAGAGAAAGAAACAGAGAAAATAATAATAACGAAGAAGAGGAATCTTATGGCTACAGATTTAAATAA
- a CDS encoding single-stranded DNA-binding protein, translated as MATDLNNVMLIGRLVSDPTQKYLPSGMAVAEFSIANNYYMSSKNSTEVNYFDVVAFGKSAETVAKYLTKGKQIAISGTLRQERWQDKDTNTGRSKIRIIMNTMQMLGSSSGSGGASSPNMDATYAPSSMGNSVDIGGFSDDDEVPF; from the coding sequence ATGGCTACAGATTTAAATAATGTAATGTTAATAGGAAGACTTGTATCCGACCCTACTCAAAAATATTTGCCAAGCGGGATGGCTGTCGCAGAATTTTCAATAGCAAATAATTATTATATGAGCAGTAAAAATTCTACCGAAGTAAATTATTTTGATGTAGTAGCTTTCGGTAAATCTGCAGAAACAGTTGCAAAATATCTTACTAAAGGCAAACAGATTGCAATATCTGGAACTTTAAGACAAGAAAGATGGCAAGACAAAGATACGAATACGGGCAGGTCTAAAATTAGAATTATAATGAATACTATGCAAATGCTCGGTTCTTCCTCTGGAAGCGGAGGAGCAAGTAGTCCAAATATGGACGCTACCTATGCGCCTTCTTCTATGGGGAATAGCGTAGATATTGGCGGTTTTTCGGATGATGACGAAGTGCCGTTTTGA
- the rpsR gene encoding 30S ribosomal protein S18, whose amino-acid sequence MDLENNNLENENIDNNLENNNAESNIENNENNDNNENRENNSEEGNRFYRSDRRHYYNREDKDGNPIIGNPRRRYFKRKICFFCKNDIDILDYKDIKLLKRYVKESGKIVPKRLNGTCAKHQRMVTKAIKRARNIALLPYETRY is encoded by the coding sequence ATGGATTTAGAAAATAACAATTTAGAAAATGAAAACATTGATAATAATTTAGAAAATAATAATGCCGAAAGCAATATTGAGAATAATGAAAATAACGATAATAATGAAAATCGTGAAAACAATTCGGAAGAAGGAAATCGATTTTATAGAAGCGATAGACGACATTATTACAATAGAGAAGATAAAGATGGAAATCCTATAATCGGCAATCCAAGAAGAAGATACTTTAAAAGGAAAATATGCTTTTTCTGTAAAAACGATATTGATATTTTGGATTATAAGGATATAAAACTTTTGAAAAGATATGTCAAAGAAAGCGGTAAAATTGTTCCTAAAAGATTAAATGGAACTTGCGCAAAGCATCAAAGAATGGTTACGAAGGCTATAAAGAGAGCGAGAAATATTGCGCTTTTGCCTTATGAAACTAGATATTGA
- a CDS encoding 5-methylcytosine restriction system specificity protein McrC: MNKCECDFCKENIYKEHEEIKCDSLKKSISKSKYRNKLLTHFDGKKLFSYFIGAFWLNDKENKEEHYTKSVIIKPKIENIDFMKMFSKCFEYSTIIKDFNEIYNIGFDEKPINHKDNKLINDLDILIAFHFLRMLEVELHNGLKKNFIRREENLQSKIKGKIQFSKHINKNIIRGREDKIYCSYLDYDINCLENRILKRALKICLSKIQNIKNSLYFYCISFFNEVSDELYYSELNHIKINPLYKRYKLLIELAIKIIKLKRYKDSCNENEAPPFWIDMSLLFEKYVYALMLDNIESKNILYQKQYMHRNFKPDFIIKGKYNYIADTKYKIKYQNNKINKDDFRQLSGYSRVSKIVNEFKKTEKYIPKCLIIFPNNESDSKISFKDKYKIKGLVRFYKLGIKLPEK, translated from the coding sequence ATGAATAAATGCGAATGCGATTTTTGTAAAGAAAATATATATAAAGAACATGAAGAAATAAAATGCGATTCTCTTAAAAAAAGTATAAGTAAATCTAAATATAGAAATAAACTTTTAACTCATTTTGATGGCAAAAAATTATTTTCTTATTTTATCGGCGCTTTTTGGCTTAACGACAAAGAAAACAAAGAAGAACATTATACCAAAAGCGTAATCATTAAACCTAAAATAGAAAATATAGATTTCATGAAAATGTTTTCAAAATGTTTTGAATATTCTACTATAATAAAAGATTTTAATGAAATATATAATATTGGCTTTGACGAAAAACCTATAAATCATAAAGATAATAAATTAATAAACGATTTGGATATTTTAATCGCGTTTCATTTTTTGAGAATGCTTGAAGTCGAACTTCATAACGGACTTAAAAAGAATTTTATAAGAAGAGAAGAAAATCTGCAGTCTAAAATAAAAGGTAAAATTCAATTTTCAAAACATATAAATAAGAATATAATCAGAGGAAGAGAAGATAAAATTTACTGTTCGTATTTGGATTATGATATAAATTGTTTAGAAAATAGAATATTAAAGAGAGCTTTAAAAATATGTTTATCGAAAATACAAAATATAAAAAATTCTCTTTATTTTTATTGCATATCGTTTTTTAACGAGGTTTCAGACGAACTTTATTATAGCGAATTAAATCATATAAAAATAAATCCGCTATATAAAAGATATAAATTATTAATCGAGCTTGCAATAAAAATAATAAAATTAAAAAGATATAAAGATTCTTGTAATGAAAATGAAGCGCCGCCTTTTTGGATAGATATGTCTTTATTATTTGAAAAATATGTTTACGCTTTAATGTTGGATAATATTGAAAGCAAAAATATATTATATCAAAAACAATATATGCATAGAAATTTTAAACCAGATTTTATAATAAAAGGAAAATATAATTATATTGCCGATACAAAATATAAAATAAAATATCAAAATAATAAAATCAATAAAGACGACTTTAGACAACTTTCAGGTTATTCAAGAGTAAGTAAAATTGTCAACGAATTTAAGAAAACGGAAAAATATATTCCTAAATGTTTAATAATATTTCCAAATAATGAATCCGATAGCAAAATTTCTTTTAAAGATAAATACAAAATAAAAGGTTTAGTAAGATTTTATAAATTAGGAATTAAATTGCCAGAAAAATAA
- a CDS encoding McrB family protein, with translation MDKEQLIKILKTKKDIIPEEHDGVYILIPKVVEELSKIEQNLDSLDLDYTDLNAIYFLCIGTWKVGFKNRIERINDSHLPEETKNNIIKLIKEIEEETNDSKFNNKNTLGMFGTPKMTFNMKPIPEKEQIIKFFKLIIEINKNKIEIIKNKEDINNIIDIMQNSQFQMAGLKKAMLSQFLHCLKPNIFPIVNSRGIKIYNKLEVKIDKDDTINGYINDIETINKFVKENKFKFKNYRVIDLLDTDINVYVIKQKKQIILQGAPGTGKTYSSSEIAVKLIDGNAPSDRAELMKRYKELVDKEQIFFTTFHQSMDYEEFVEGIKPGTTSDNKIIYKLKDGIFKEACKSAENNKVVLIIDEINRGNISKIFGELITLLEVDKRKGKENEIEVILPYSKEKFSVPDNLYIIGTMNTADRSIGYIDYALRRRFAFISIKADKLAIENYYDNINKNSDCKDKAINLFDDIKNLIDKNINEEFESDDIMIGHSYFMAQNFEELQNKLEYEIKPLLLEYLKDGILKLNKDLKDTINNLNYE, from the coding sequence ATGGATAAAGAACAATTAATTAAAATTTTAAAAACTAAAAAAGATATAATCCCAGAAGAACATGACGGAGTTTATATTTTAATTCCTAAAGTCGTGGAAGAATTATCAAAGATTGAGCAGAATTTGGATAGTTTGGATTTGGATTACACTGATTTAAACGCAATATATTTTTTATGTATTGGAACATGGAAAGTAGGCTTCAAAAATAGAATAGAGCGAATAAATGATTCTCATTTACCAGAAGAAACTAAAAATAATATAATTAAATTGATAAAAGAAATAGAAGAAGAAACTAATGACAGTAAATTTAATAATAAAAATACTCTTGGAATGTTCGGAACTCCAAAAATGACTTTTAATATGAAACCTATTCCCGAAAAAGAGCAAATAATTAAATTTTTCAAATTAATAATAGAAATAAATAAAAATAAAATAGAAATAATTAAAAACAAAGAGGATATTAATAATATAATTGATATTATGCAAAATAGTCAATTTCAAATGGCGGGATTAAAAAAAGCAATGTTAAGCCAATTTCTACATTGCCTTAAGCCAAATATTTTCCCAATAGTTAACTCTCGGGGAATAAAAATATACAATAAACTTGAAGTTAAAATAGATAAAGATGATACAATTAACGGTTATATAAACGATATAGAAACTATAAATAAATTTGTGAAAGAAAATAAATTTAAATTTAAAAACTATAGAGTTATAGATTTATTAGATACTGATATTAATGTATATGTAATTAAACAAAAGAAACAAATAATACTTCAAGGAGCGCCTGGAACGGGCAAAACTTATTCAAGCTCCGAGATTGCCGTAAAATTAATAGACGGAAATGCGCCGTCCGATAGAGCGGAATTAATGAAAAGATATAAAGAATTGGTGGATAAAGAGCAAATATTTTTTACGACTTTTCATCAATCTATGGATTATGAAGAATTTGTTGAAGGAATAAAACCAGGGACAACTAGCGATAATAAAATAATATACAAATTGAAAGACGGGATTTTTAAGGAAGCATGCAAATCGGCTGAAAATAATAAAGTCGTATTAATTATAGACGAAATAAACAGAGGAAATATTTCAAAAATATTTGGCGAGTTAATTACTTTGCTTGAAGTAGACAAAAGAAAAGGTAAAGAAAATGAAATTGAAGTTATTTTGCCTTACTCAAAAGAAAAATTTTCTGTACCTGATAATTTATATATAATAGGAACTATGAATACGGCAGACAGAAGCATTGGCTATATAGATTATGCTTTAAGGAGAAGATTTGCTTTTATATCAATTAAAGCGGATAAATTGGCAATTGAAAATTATTACGATAATATTAATAAAAATTCTGATTGCAAAGATAAAGCTATTAATTTATTTGACGATATAAAAAATTTAATAGACAAAAATATAAACGAAGAATTTGAATCTGACGATATAATGATAGGGCATAGTTATTTTATGGCTCAAAATTTTGAAGAATTACAAAATAAATTAGAATACGAAATAAAACCTCTTTTATTAGAATATTTGAAAGACGGAATTTTGAAACTAAATAAAGATTTAAAAGATACGATTAATAATTTAAACTATGAATAA
- a CDS encoding ABC transporter ATP-binding protein, producing the protein MENLTKPLIEIQDLKQHFKIKGGLFGRATQTVKAVDGVSFNIYRGETFGLVGESGSGKTTLGRTLLHLYNPTSGKIFFDGEEINKENYRNYAKKMQIIFQDPYASLNPRMTVEDIIGEALDVHKLYSTKKERRDKIIELLKLVGLNAEQAQRYPHEFSGGQRQRIGIARALAVSPEFIVCDEPVSALDVSIQAQIINMLYDMQQDLKLTYLFIAHDLAVVRQLCKRIAVMYLGNVVELTESESLYTNSLHPYTQSLISAIPISEPSVAKTKKRIILSGEIPSPINPPSGCKFRTRCPKAEAICSEKIPEFREIEKGHFCACHFV; encoded by the coding sequence ATGGAAAATTTAACAAAACCTTTAATAGAAATTCAAGACTTAAAACAGCATTTTAAGATAAAAGGCGGACTTTTCGGAAGAGCGACTCAAACCGTTAAAGCCGTTGATGGAGTTTCATTTAATATATACAGAGGCGAGACTTTCGGATTAGTGGGAGAATCGGGAAGCGGAAAAACAACTTTAGGAAGAACATTGCTACATCTCTACAATCCGACAAGCGGAAAAATATTTTTTGACGGCGAAGAAATTAATAAAGAAAATTATAGAAATTACGCGAAAAAAATGCAAATAATTTTTCAAGACCCTTACGCTTCTTTAAATCCGCGTATGACGGTTGAAGATATAATTGGCGAAGCTTTGGATGTTCATAAATTATATTCCACAAAAAAAGAAAGAAGAGATAAAATTATAGAACTTCTTAAACTTGTGGGATTAAACGCCGAGCAGGCTCAAAGATATCCTCATGAATTTTCAGGCGGACAGAGACAGAGAATTGGAATAGCGAGAGCTTTAGCGGTTAGCCCTGAGTTTATAGTTTGCGATGAGCCTGTTTCGGCTTTGGATGTTTCTATTCAAGCGCAGATTATAAATATGCTTTACGATATGCAGCAAGATTTGAAATTGACTTATCTTTTTATCGCTCATGATTTGGCTGTAGTTCGTCAATTATGCAAAAGAATAGCCGTTATGTATTTGGGAAATGTAGTTGAGCTTACCGAAAGCGAGTCTTTATATACTAATTCGCTTCATCCTTATACGCAATCTTTAATTTCTGCAATTCCAATTTCAGAACCTTCGGTTGCAAAAACTAAAAAAAGAATAATACTTTCGGGCGAGATTCCCTCTCCAATAAATCCGCCTTCGGGATGCAAATTTAGAACGAGATGTCCAAAAGCGGAAGCTATATGTTCTGAAAAAATTCCCGAGTTTAGAGAGATTGAAAAGGGACATTTTTGCGCCTGCCATTTTGTTTGA
- a CDS encoding ABC transporter ATP-binding protein produces the protein MNSNLLEVKNLSVSFFTPSGEVKAVNNISYKLDKSKVLGIVGESGSGKSVSAYSIMGLIEEPGKIINGEIFFEGKDLIKLSEHEKRKIRGDAISMIFQDPMTCLNPVYTIGNQLTEALTTHQKISKTAAINRIIELLNLVGINEPKRRMGQYPHELSGGMRQRIMIAMALAGNPQILIADEPTTALDVTIQAQILELIKDIQKKIQMAVILITHDFGIVADMADDIIVMYGGGIVERGTVFDIFERPKHPYTLGLLKSLPRIDIKQDRLIPIEGTPIDLLNMKAGCPFSTRCEECMKVCIDNKPPIVQFEEGHFSACWLHEMPK, from the coding sequence ATGAATAGCAATTTATTAGAAGTTAAAAATTTGAGCGTATCTTTTTTTACTCCATCGGGAGAGGTTAAAGCGGTTAATAATATATCTTATAAACTCGATAAATCAAAAGTATTGGGAATCGTAGGAGAATCGGGTTCGGGAAAAAGCGTTTCTGCATATTCTATTATGGGACTTATAGAAGAGCCTGGAAAAATTATAAACGGAGAGATTTTTTTTGAAGGAAAAGATTTAATTAAACTTTCAGAACATGAAAAAAGAAAAATCAGAGGCGATGCAATCTCAATGATATTTCAAGACCCAATGACTTGCTTAAATCCCGTATATACTATAGGAAATCAACTAACCGAAGCTTTAACTACTCATCAAAAAATAAGCAAAACGGCGGCAATAAATAGAATAATAGAATTATTAAATTTAGTCGGAATAAACGAACCTAAAAGAAGAATGGGACAATATCCGCATGAACTTTCGGGCGGAATGCGTCAAAGAATTATGATAGCTATGGCTTTGGCGGGAAATCCTCAAATACTTATAGCGGACGAACCTACAACGGCTCTCGATGTTACTATACAAGCTCAAATATTAGAACTTATAAAAGATATTCAGAAAAAAATTCAAATGGCTGTTATTTTAATTACGCATGATTTTGGAATAGTCGCGGATATGGCGGATGATATTATAGTTATGTATGGCGGCGGAATAGTTGAGAGAGGAACGGTTTTCGATATATTTGAGCGTCCAAAACATCCTTATACTTTAGGACTTTTGAAATCGCTTCCTAGAATAGATATTAAACAAGATAGATTAATTCCAATAGAAGGAACGCCAATAGATTTGTTAAATATGAAAGCGGGATGTCCTTTTAGCACAAGATGTGAGGAATGCATGAAAGTTTGCATTGACAATAAACCGCCGATAGTTCAATTTGAAGAAGGGCATTTTTCGGCTTGTTGGCTTCATGAAATGCCTAAATGA
- a CDS encoding ABC transporter permease: MEILDKSLFEKATEEEKYSVEVQRESVTYWQDAYRRFKKNKVALVSIIIIGIIAILSIFIPIFSEYGYAQINRGVENSLPTFEHPFGTDTLGRDLLVRCMIGARISLLIGIVSATLVVIIGIVYGSISGYFGGMLDNIMMRIVDIISAVPTLLIVVLLSVVLKAPMDKLFLQSESLRGIGLLGPGLFSIFIVISLLYWTNMARMTRGQILALKGQEFITAARALGTPHLRIIFKHLVPNAMGAIIVSAMVQIPNAIFVEAFLSFLGLGVSAPMVSLGSLTSNAVSGVYSYPYQLLFPAALISVIILCFNLVGDGLRDALDPRMKNR, encoded by the coding sequence ATGGAAATATTAGATAAATCATTATTTGAAAAGGCTACCGAAGAAGAAAAATATTCCGTAGAAGTTCAGAGAGAAAGCGTAACTTATTGGCAGGATGCTTATAGAAGATTCAAAAAAAATAAAGTCGCTTTAGTTTCAATTATAATAATAGGAATCATAGCCATTCTTTCAATATTTATTCCTATTTTTTCGGAATATGGATACGCTCAAATAAATAGAGGAGTTGAAAATAGTTTGCCTACTTTTGAGCATCCTTTTGGAACGGATACTTTGGGAAGAGATTTGCTTGTTAGATGCATGATAGGAGCGAGAATTTCTCTTTTAATCGGAATAGTTTCGGCTACATTAGTAGTTATAATTGGAATCGTTTACGGTTCAATTTCGGGATATTTTGGCGGAATGCTTGATAATATTATGATGCGAATTGTCGATATTATAAGCGCTGTCCCAACTCTTTTAATAGTAGTTTTGCTTTCGGTTGTATTAAAAGCTCCTATGGATAAATTATTTTTGCAAAGCGAATCTTTAAGAGGAATCGGGCTTTTAGGACCTGGTTTATTTAGCATATTTATAGTTATATCTTTATTATATTGGACAAATATGGCAAGAATGACAAGAGGACAAATTTTAGCTTTGAAAGGACAGGAATTTATAACGGCTGCAAGGGCTTTGGGAACTCCGCATTTAAGAATAATATTTAAACATTTAGTGCCAAACGCTATGGGCGCTATTATAGTTTCGGCTATGGTGCAAATACCGAATGCAATTTTTGTTGAAGCGTTTTTAAGTTTTTTAGGGCTTGGCGTAAGCGCTCCTATGGTTTCGCTTGGCTCTTTAACTTCAAACGCCGTAAGCGGAGTTTATTCTTATCCTTATCAATTATTATTTCCTGCGGCATTGATTAGTGTTATAATTTTATGTTTTAATTTGGTAGGAGACGGTTTAAGGGACGCTTTAGACCCTCGTATGAAAAATAGATAA
- a CDS encoding ABC transporter permease, with amino-acid sequence MFDYIIRRLFISILTLFVIVTITFFLMHTVPGGPFVGEKPLSKVALENLNRKYGLDKPLIVQYGNYLKNAIKGDLGTSLTKIGQSVSGTIKRAFPVSFRLGIFSMFISTTVGVLFGIIAALRQGKVIDRVVMVAATLGIAVPSFVVATVSIIIFSVQLRLLPAYGFDSFSQYIMPGFALSFSSLSFMARLMRSSMLDVIHQDYIKTARAKGVSRGFIIFKHALRNAIIPIVTYLGPLSAGILTGSFVVEKIFNIPGLGRYFVESITQRDYPTILGVTIFYGAFLIAMNFLVDLSYGVIDPRIKIQE; translated from the coding sequence ATGTTCGATTACATTATAAGAAGATTATTTATATCGATATTAACTTTATTCGTGATAGTTACTATAACTTTCTTTTTAATGCATACGGTTCCAGGCGGACCTTTCGTTGGAGAAAAACCTTTAAGCAAAGTCGCTTTAGAAAATTTAAATAGAAAATACGGATTAGACAAACCTTTAATAGTGCAATACGGAAATTATCTTAAAAATGCAATTAAAGGAGATTTGGGAACTTCGCTTACAAAAATAGGACAATCGGTTTCAGGCACTATAAAGAGAGCTTTTCCCGTTTCTTTTAGGCTTGGTATTTTCAGCATGTTTATATCTACAACGGTAGGAGTTTTATTTGGAATAATCGCCGCTTTAAGACAGGGAAAAGTTATAGACAGAGTCGTAATGGTTGCCGCCACTTTGGGAATTGCCGTTCCAAGTTTTGTTGTCGCTACGGTTTCGATTATTATATTTTCCGTTCAATTAAGACTTCTTCCCGCTTACGGTTTTGATTCTTTTAGTCAATATATAATGCCAGGATTTGCTTTAAGTTTCAGTTCTTTAAGTTTTATGGCAAGATTAATGCGAAGTTCAATGCTCGATGTTATTCATCAAGATTATATTAAAACTGCAAGAGCAAAAGGAGTTTCAAGAGGATTTATAATATTTAAGCATGCCTTAAGAAATGCGATTATTCCTATTGTCACTTATTTAGGACCTTTATCGGCGGGAATACTTACAGGTTCTTTTGTCGTTGAAAAAATATTTAATATTCCTGGTTTGGGAAGATATTTTGTAGAAAGCATTACTCAAAGAGATTATCCAACGATACTTGGAGTTACGATATTTTATGGCGCTTTTTTAATAGCAATGAATTTTTTAGTAGATTTGTCTTACGGAGTTATAGACCCAAGAATTAAAATTCAGGAATAA
- a CDS encoding patatin-like phospholipase family protein, protein MDKLGIVLDGGGGRGAYQIGVWKYLKESKLYNSISAISGTSVGGLNSCLFALDEYDLAETIWTQKIQDKILSIDIDIKEICGKIALQFGIQNFVPGASIISFFTMLSTRGYFSRKGLIEIIDEYIDLNELSKMEFPIYATCVELPLFETRYFKLNGYDTETIKKILLATSAIPIIFPKEEIEGKYYYDGGIKDNSPITPLYEEGCSDIIVIHLKADEILKDRREGVNIYEICPQEDLGNFFKGTLDFSTEGAYRRIEQGYRDAKEILQPVVDIAKAGAGIIKDLDMMREHEKIFKENRKALLEERKLLKSNLNDNMEKFANIEEAKKFYLEEEKRKNIK, encoded by the coding sequence ATGGATAAATTAGGAATAGTATTGGACGGGGGCGGAGGAAGAGGCGCTTATCAAATAGGAGTTTGGAAATATTTAAAAGAATCTAAACTTTATAACAGCATTAGCGCAATTTCGGGAACTTCCGTTGGAGGATTAAATTCTTGTCTTTTTGCATTAGACGAATACGATTTGGCTGAAACTATTTGGACGCAGAAAATACAGGATAAAATTTTAAGTATCGATATAGATATAAAAGAAATTTGTGGTAAAATAGCTTTGCAATTTGGAATACAAAATTTTGTTCCAGGGGCTTCTATAATATCTTTTTTTACAATGTTATCGACAAGAGGATATTTTTCAAGAAAAGGATTGATTGAAATAATAGACGAATATATAGATTTAAATGAACTTTCAAAAATGGAATTTCCTATTTACGCGACTTGTGTTGAGCTTCCGCTTTTTGAAACTAGATATTTTAAGTTAAACGGTTACGATACTGAAACTATAAAAAAAATTCTTCTTGCAACATCGGCGATACCGATTATATTTCCAAAAGAAGAGATAGAAGGAAAATATTATTATGACGGCGGAATAAAAGACAACTCTCCAATAACTCCTCTTTATGAAGAAGGATGCAGCGATATAATAGTAATTCATTTAAAAGCGGACGAGATTTTAAAAGACAGAAGAGAAGGCGTCAATATATACGAAATATGTCCGCAAGAAGATTTGGGTAATTTTTTCAAAGGCACTTTAGATTTTTCTACCGAAGGCGCTTATAGAAGAATAGAACAAGGCTATAGAGATGCAAAGGAAATATTGCAGCCCGTAGTAGATATCGCTAAAGCTGGAGCTGGAATAATAAAAGATTTGGATATGATGCGAGAACATGAAAAAATATTTAAAGAAAACAGAAAAGCGCTCCTTGAGGAAAGAAAACTTTTAAAATCAAATTTAAATGATAATATGGAAAAATTTGCAAATATTGAAGAAGCTAAAAAATTTTATTTGGAAGAAGAAAAACGGAAGAATATAAAATAA